From the genome of Pecten maximus unplaced genomic scaffold, xPecMax1.1, whole genome shotgun sequence, one region includes:
- the LOC117318314 gene encoding protein AAR2 homolog gives MIMTNMDQDKAKVLFREGAILLFLGVPEGTEFGIDYISWKVGAQFRGVKMIPPGVHFVYYSACTKEGETSPRTGFFYNFKQREIVVRKWDNQLEDIGESDVSPEDMQRYHDNTQEMDKFLGPYPYNNYKTWVSLSSYITGDLACRLSPEKGKIASVSEFVSDKSTSQSRKENNENNGSFNKSGTFTSEGPVSFQEAEDRLPDMKTTPGTSLRFSAIPKNKCPPGSSPAEITKHNIDSSYTLEYVLLTYCTDNSNDILGEIQFSFICFLIGQVYDAFDQWKKLVHLLCSSEDALAKHTDLYLNFITILHFQVKEIPEDFFVDIVSQDNFLTSTLRVFFANIESCQANEVLRKKGLKFRDHLTLKFKWDFVSVPDDDEPVVVSLVG, from the exons ATGATCATGACCAATATGGACCAAGACAAGGCCAAAGTACTGTTTCGAGAGGGAGCCATATTGTTGTTCCTTGGTGTACCAGAAGGTACAGAGTTTGGTATCGACTACATTTCCTGGAAAGTTGGAGCTCAGTTCCGGGGTGTGAAAATGATACCACCTGGGGTACACTTTGtttactacag TGCCTGTACCAAAGAAGGGGAAACAAGCCCCAGAACTGGGTTCTTTTACAACTTTAAGCAGAGGGAAATTGTTGTACGGAAATGGGACAACCAATTAGAAG ATATTGGAGAAAGTGATGTCAGCCCAGAAGATATGCAGcgttaccatgacaacacaCAGGAAATGGACAAATTCCTTGGACCATATCCCTACAACAA TTACAAGACCTGGGTGTCCCTTTCTAGCTATATTACTGGTGACCTTGCATGCAGACTCTCTCCAGAAAAAGGGAAGATTGCGTCTGTGTCAGAATTTGTCTCTGACAAAAGTACAAGCCAATCCAGAAAAGAAAACAACGAAAATAATGGAAGTTTTAACAAATCTGGAACTTTCACATCTGAGGGACCAGTTTCTTTCCAAGAGGCTGAAGACAGACTACCAGACATGAAGACAACTCCAGGAACATCGTTACGATTCTCAGCAATCCCAAAAAATAAATGTCCACCTGGAAGTTCTCCTGCTGAAATCACAAAACACAACATTGACTCCAGTTACACATTAGAATACGTACTCCTCACATATTGTACTGACAACTCAAACGACATTTTGGGAGAAATTCAATTTTCATTCAtctgttttctgattggtcaggtATATGATGCGTTTGACCAATGGAAAAAACTTGTTCATTTACTGTGCAGTAGTGAGGATGCATTGGCCAAACACACAGATCTGTATTTAAACTTTATAACAATTCTCCATTTCCAAGTAAAAGAAATACCTGAAGATTTCTTTGTTGACATTGTCTCTCAGGATAACTTTCTCACTTCCACTTTGAGAGTGTTTTTCGCAAATATTGAGTCTTGCCAAGCCAATGAAGTCCTTCGTAAGAAAGGGCTTAAATTTCGTGACCACCTTACTCTCAAGTTTAAATGGGACTTCGTGTCTGTTCCTGATGATGACGAACCCGTGGTGGTTTCTCTGGTGGGATGA